The nucleotide window agcgAGAGCCCTGGGCCGCCCCCACCGCGACGCTCCCACAAGGTGCTGCTCCGCAACGCCGAGGGACAGCTCATCTCTGCCTACCGCTGCGTGTTGGGCACTGGGAAGGCAAGTCACAGCCTGGCTTGTTGTGAGAGGGACCCCAGAGAAGGCAGGTGGCACTGGGGCGTACGTGTCTGCCTACAGTCCCTCGTATCCTGTGATGGGATATAGGAGTGGTCTCTGGTGCTGGGTCAGAGTCCCAGGCCTGCTGATAGCCTGGTTTTTGGCTGCAGGATGCTCCCAGAAACCTGCTTCTGGTGCCAGCAGAGGGACTAGCGTCTGTCCCATTGTCCAGAAATAGGTAAGAAGGTGGTCCTGTGAGTGCTAGCAggggtgtctgtgtttcagGGTGGCAgtgaggaggcagcagagctgacGGCATCACTGCAGAGCCTCGGTGCTGGCACATGCTGGGTTGTGCTGATGATGGGCGGCGGGCACTTTGCAGGAGCTGTGTTCCGGGGGTGAGTACAGTGGAACAGAGCTGGGGTAGCCCCTCTGGGCAAGGACGAGTAGGGATAGGTACTGGGTGGCCATCCCCTCCCTACTCCCCCATCGCAGTGCTTACCACACACCCTGGGCACACACAGCTCCTCAGTGTTTGCTTGACAGGGCCAAGTTGCACTGCAAGAGACGGGACAAGCCCCAGGCCCTGCCCCGGGGTCCCAGGAGCATCAGCTCACCTTTCTGCACGGGGTCTTGTTGCTTATGCCTgcccctctctgcagcccccagaTGCAGGAGCACAAGACCTTCCACCGTTACACAGTGCGAGCACGACAGGGCACGGCTCAGGGGCTGCGGGACGCCCAGACCAGGGGCTCGGCCCCACGCTCGGCCGGCGCCTCCCTGCGCCGGTACAACGAGGCGGCACTGCTCAAGGTGGGGCTGCGCTggcggcggggggaggcggcAGGGCCTGCTCCGGGGTGGGGGGCttccacactgctgctgcacgGCGTGGGAGGAGGGAGCACTGCATGGGGGCTGGAGCCCAGTCaaggctgctctgccctggctctgtCCTTGCTCCAGACCTGCCTGTCCCCACACTGTACTCAGGACCCCGTGGTGCCTCTTCTTCATAGGATCATtcaatcattttggttggaaaagacctttaagatgatcaagtccaactactcacctcacagtgcccagcccatcactagcccatgtccctcagcacctcatctgtgtgccttttaaatatctccagggatgatgactccaccacctccctgtgcagcctgtgccagtgcttaataaccgtCTCgcagaaaaatttcttcctaatgtccaatctaaatctcccttggcacaacttgagcccatttccttgtgtcctgtcatgcactggggagaagagaccaatccccacctaactacaacctcctgtcatttgtagagagtgatcatgtctcctctcaggctcctcttctccagactgaacgcGCCCAGCTCCtatgcccatctctggacacactccggCACTTCAATGTCCCTcctgtagtgagaggcccaaaactgagcaCAGTGTTTGatgtgtggcctcaccagtgccgagtACAGGGACATGAtcacttccctggccctgctggccacactatttctgatacaagccaggatgccattggcctttccTCCCCAGGATATccaagagctgctggcagcgTGGGCGCAGCACCTGAAGGAAGCTCAGCGCATCTTCCTGCGGGCCCCACGCCACAACCGTGCGCTGCTCTTCAGCGGGAGGGACCCGCCGCTCAGCCAGGGCGACCCCCGTGTCTGCCACATCCCCCTGAGCACCCGCCGGGCCACGCTGCGGGAGGTGCTGCGGGTCCACACCACGCTGGCCAGCCTGCAGGTCTAtggtgaggcagccctggcaacCTGCGCCCGTGGGGTCAGAGCGCGTGGGGTGGCGCGGTCCATTGTGCAATCCTATGTGTGTTAAGGGATGCTGCCCTTAACATCCAGCTGAGGTGCCAGCTTTCCAAAACTCAATTCCTGGAGACATGGGGCGCTCCCTGTCCTCAGGCAATGACAGGAGCACCCttgctgcccagggaaggaCACAGCACTGGAGGACATCACTGGATCCCCCCGAAAGGACTGGCAGAAGAGAAATCTGAAAGCAGAGATAGATCCCAGGCAGAGGAGCACCAATGGTGAGTTGGGACATGGGGCAAACAGGGGAATCTGGTGTTACGGCCCTGGAAGTACAGTGGGAATCTGCAGCATGTGGcctggtgctgggcagggtaTGCTCAGCTGAGAGCTCCAAGTGATTTGTGCTCAGCCCTTGTCTTATCACCACCCTCAGCcccggaggaggaggaggaggaggaggaggaaaaggaaatccCTACAGAGGAACTGGAGACTGTGGaagtgacactgagcactttgGACCTCCGGGAGTTTGAAATTATGCCCAAGCGAAACCgcaaaaggaggaagaagagggacAAGAAGGTGGAGGAAGGTGAGGGGGAACAACTGGCCAGGGACAGTGCAGGGAGACTCTGGGGAAGGGGTTGCCATGACAGAGTGCAGACTGGCCCTGGCCCACTTTCTCACCTTGTACTCCCTGTGCAGGGCCCCATGACGAAGAGTCAGGACACCCTGGTACCCAGTGCAGGCAGCCTGGCCTGGAGCtggagagggagctgcagcaagaggctggggctgggcctctGCTCTGGGCCCATGGAGGTAAGTGGTGTCAGCGACTGGGCCAAATGGATGCCTGCCCCATTTGTTGGTGGCTTTGCAGCGAGTTGAAGAGTACGTTGTCATGCAGGTGCCCAGAGCAGCTGGCTGTAGAGTGGCTGTAGTGCAGCCACGTGCCTTGGAGTGACTCATGTTAGGAACAGTAGCTCTGAAGTGGGAGGCAGGAAGCATTTGTCTAAGCCAGGTGTGCTGTGAGGGGATTGAAGTCGGCCTCGTCTTGGGAGAGGGCTCGGATGCTGCCAACAGTGCCCAACAGTGTCATCGTGCATTGTCACAAACTCTGAATCATGGAAtgatagaatggttggggttggaagggtcctctagagatcatccagtccagctccctgccagagcaggttgccctccatcaggtcacaccaGAACATGTCCAAGTGTGTTTGGAACACtccagaaaaaagtgttgccccatgctcctgatatccaccctttaggtactggtaagtgttgatgagatcttctcttcttcaggctaaacagccccagttcccgcagccttttctcacaAGGAAGattctccagtcccctggtcatcttggtagcccggtgctggaccctctccagcagttttctgtccctcttgagctgggaagcccagaactggacacaggcctccagatgaggcctcaccagggcagagtagagggagcacagaacctccctcaccctgctgcccaaaCGCTTCCTAAGGTGCAGGAGACCCTGTAGTGCCCAaaatccagctaccaggacagtgcttTAACTGTGCTGTATGTGTGTTTCCTCATCAGACCAGAGTACTGCTCTGCCCAGGGAGCCATCAGCCTCCCCTCCTGTTCTTGTCCCGCAGGAGACCCTCAGGCCCAGCTGCGCGACGCCCTCTTTACCGCCTGCAAAACGGGGGACGTGGGGACACTGCGGCAGCTCCTGGGTGTGCTGGAGAGCGGGGACCCGCCAGAGCACAGCGAGGGCACGGGGGCCCTGGCCGTGCCCCCCTCCCTGCTCAGCCAGCCGCTGGATGAGCGTGGCTGCACCCTGCTTCACGTGGCGGCGCgggcagggaaggctgcagccgtgagcctgctgctggcagcggGGGCTGACCCTGCCCTCAGGTATGACCCTGCTGCAGAGCCTGGTGGCCCCCTCCTGTCTCTGCAGTGTCCTGGGACAGCTGGGGCTGGTCTCTCCCAGCTGGGACATCTGCGTTTGCTACAGGGGCCTGAGAGCTGAGCCACTACTCTGTTCTCTCTGCCTGCCTGGTCTGGCACAACAGCAGGCGGGCAGTGGCCCCAAGTGCTCCCAGGGTTATCGATAGATGGTTCAGAGGGTAGGGGTGACGCCACCCTTTGTGGGGCACTTGAGATGCAAGAAGGGGAAGATTTGGGGGATCCTGGTGTAAGGAGAAGCAATTTTCCCCTCCTTGGCTGCAAGGCCCTGGCCCACAGCAGCCATCGGACAGGTGTGGGAAGTTGCTGGGCTCCCAGCAAGAGCCCAGGGTGAGCTGGGCTTCCGTGCCTCACAGGGACAGGCAGGACAGGACCCCGTACTGTGTCTGTGCCGACAGACCGACCCGCAACGCCTTCCGCAAGTTCATGGTGGACCACCCGGACAAGTACGACTACGGCCGTGCCAAGGTGGGTGCCTTCCTGGGGCCTGGGGGGATCCCAGAGGGACCCCTGGGTCAGTGGGAGGTGCCGACTGCCCCCTGCCCCAGGTGCCAGGGCCCCTGACGCAGGAGATGGAGGCCAGGAAGCTGGAGAAGAAGCGTGCCCAGAAGGCGCAGCGCAAGCAACGGGAGCAGGCGCAGCGGGAGGAGCGGCAGCGCTGGGAGCGGGAGCAGGCCGAGAGGCAGCGCTTCGCTGCCCTGTCCGACCGGGAGAAGGTGAGGCCGtgcgtggggagggggcagcgcCAGGGCGGCGGGCtctgggcacagcagcacccgagggctggctgcagggctgagctgtgtctGTGCTCCGCAGAGGGCTCTGGCTGCTGAGCGGAGGCTGGCTGCGCAGCAGCAGGACACGCATGGCACGGCTCTCGCCAACATCAGGTACCAGCCCCGTGCAAACTCTCCCAGATGTTCCCTGCCCTTCTTGCTCCTCCTTTCCAGTCTAAAGCTATTCCTGTCCACCTCATTCCCAGCAGTACCTGTGTAAaagctttctccctctcttgcCCTCCTCCCCTGAAATATGTTGTGAAGGATGACTGTCTGCTTTCTAGAGATAACAGACTGGAGAGCCTGGGGTGGGGACAATGGCACTTCTCTGAGCTTCAGAGCTTTCTTGAGGTCCAGCTGGCAGAGTAACATTACCTTAGCTCTTGTGGAAAGGATGCTTTTAGCTTTTTGCTATTGCCATTGCTAGAAGTAATAGCAGTAGTGTTTAGTTAGTTATTTCTATTTTAGTCTTTTGTCTTTACTGGAGCAAAAACTTTCCACAGGGAACAAtggtaaaaggaaaacaaggccTTCCTGAAGGGAAGTTGGGAAGAAACTGATGGTCTTGCTTGAGCTTTTGTTCAAATCAGGACTGAGAGTGAGAAGCCTGCATATAAATATAGGGAGGAAGGTGCCATTGCATTCTGCAGATGCTTTCTGAGCACACAGTCAGTGTTTTAACAAGATGGAGTGAACTAACAGATGCAGTTAAGCACAAAACTGAGTAAGACATAGTGTTAACTCTGAGCGTAATTCTGTGCTATGGTAGGATGTGGAAGGTCAGCTTTCTTCCCAGAAACAATGGAGACATTTGTTTggctcttctttctctttccagctctccAGCAAGCCAACCCCCACCCACTCCTGTGCCTCTCTCCCTGACCCCATATGCCACATCCCTTCCCTACGCCACCCCACGGGCCTGTGggcagccagctctgcctgtgctgagctgggcagggccTTTACCACCCGCTATGGGGGCAAATTCCCCGCTGTTGAGCCTGCCTGGCCGTGCCCTACTCCAGGCTCCCacactgcagcctctctggggAGCACATCGTGGCCATGCTGCTGGTGTCTCCTGTCACAGCAGTgaatcctcttcctcctctccccctcttGCCTCTTGGAAGGGTCCCTTTTGCTCAGGGCCacctctgctcttccctgcaGCCGCTGCTGGCATTGTGGAGAGTCCCTACTGGGCCGGGTCCCTTTCCATTACCTCGACTTCTCCTTCTGCTCCACGGCCTGCCTGCAAACCCACCGCCGGGCCCGTGCTGCCCACACATGAGGCTGGGGATGGGACTGGTGCCACCTGCCAAGGACCAGtgtggtggagacatggctgagCACTGGTGGGCAGCGAGGGAGACCCcgtgcagcagtgctgggtgcaGGGACCGAACTGGCTGTGTCACTCTCCAGAGCAACTCGGGCAGGCCCTGGGCACGAGTGTCACTGGTGATATTACAGCTGAGAGGTCCTCACGTGTTAGTGTGAGGGGCCAGGACTGTTTTGTGGCCTGGCTCCAGCCAGGGGTCCTGCTGCTGGCTTTTCTCACAGCTACCTCATAGGCTGCTGCCCCTGTCCATGTGAGGGGGCTGGGTCCTGACACCTGCAGaccccccagccctgagctgtggGTACCCTGCAGGCCATGCTTTGCCCTCTCCTCTCCTGATTGCCATCGCTGTCTCAGCTGTACCATGTCAGCAACTGCCTCCTCCACCTATGTTGTCAATAAAGAGGTGCCTTGACCCCAAGCCATGAGGGGAGTCAGCATCAGTACTGGAACTACTCGAGTGTGAGATTAACGTGCAAAACAAGTTCAGTCATGGGCCCCTTTCTCTTTAGTCCCTGTATGGTCCCAGGGGAGGGCAGGAGCTCTGGATGTCCATGCCAGGATGTCTGCCCTTTCCCACATACCCTGCATCCCCTCCCATCAGCCTTGTGCTTCCTTTACCCACCTCCCATCCCCACAGACCCGGCCCTTGGCCCTGTGCTTCTCCCACTCCCTACCATCCCTACAGcccctctgctcagctgtgcttcctccagcctcctgccatcC belongs to Colius striatus isolate bColStr4 chromosome 11, bColStr4.1.hap1, whole genome shotgun sequence and includes:
- the ANKZF1 gene encoding tRNA endonuclease ANKZF1 isoform X3, whose translation is MYCSTCRQAFGSREEQTEHYQLDWHRFNLKQRLLGRRTLPVEAFEEKTRTGDVSSISGSDSESSVGSSELELLPCASESPGPPPPRRSHKVLLRNAEGQLISAYRCVLGTGKGGSEEAAELTASLQSLGAGTCWVVLMMGGGHFAGAVFRGPQMQEHKTFHRYTVRARQGTAQGLRDAQTRGSAPRSAGASLRRYNEAALLKDIQELLAAWAQHLKEAQRIFLRAPRHNRALLFSGRDPPLSQGDPRVCHIPLSTRRATLREVLRVHTTLASLQVYGKDTALEDITGSPRKDWQKRNLKAEIDPRQRSTNAPEEEEEEEEEKEIPTEELETVEVTLSTLDLREFEIMPKRNRKRRKKRDKKVEEGPHDEESGHPGTQCRQPGLELERELQQEAGAGPLLWAHGGDPQAQLRDALFTACKTGDVGTLRQLLGVLESGDPPEHSEGTGALAVPPSLLSQPLDERGCTLLHVAARAGKAAAVSLLLAAGADPALRDRQDRTPYCVCADRPTRNAFRKFMVDHPDKYDYGRAKVPGPLTQEMEARKLEKKRAQKAQRKQREQAQREERQRWEREQAERQRFAALSDREKRALAAERRLAAQQQDTHGTALANISRCWHCGESLLGRVPFHYLDFSFCSTACLQTHRRARAAHT
- the ANKZF1 gene encoding tRNA endonuclease ANKZF1 isoform X1, which encodes MQDPESRSVFEAAQDPILLRGLTLVTGVVADACAAGPPSVSHEKPVVTSSEEKAPRVPEVPERMYCSTCRQAFGSREEQTEHYQLDWHRFNLKQRLLGRRTLPVEAFEEKTRTGDVSSISGSDSESSVGSSELELLPCASESPGPPPPRRSHKVLLRNAEGQLISAYRCVLGTGKGGSEEAAELTASLQSLGAGTCWVVLMMGGGHFAGAVFRGPQMQEHKTFHRYTVRARQGTAQGLRDAQTRGSAPRSAGASLRRYNEAALLKDIQELLAAWAQHLKEAQRIFLRAPRHNRALLFSGRDPPLSQGDPRVCHIPLSTRRATLREVLRVHTTLASLQVYGKDTALEDITGSPRKDWQKRNLKAEIDPRQRSTNAPEEEEEEEEEKEIPTEELETVEVTLSTLDLREFEIMPKRNRKRRKKRDKKVEEGPHDEESGHPGTQCRQPGLELERELQQEAGAGPLLWAHGGDPQAQLRDALFTACKTGDVGTLRQLLGVLESGDPPEHSEGTGALAVPPSLLSQPLDERGCTLLHVAARAGKAAAVSLLLAAGADPALRDRQDRTPYCVCADRPTRNAFRKFMVDHPDKYDYGRAKVPGPLTQEMEARKLEKKRAQKAQRKQREQAQREERQRWEREQAERQRFAALSDREKRALAAERRLAAQQQDTHGTALANISRCWHCGESLLGRVPFHYLDFSFCSTACLQTHRRARAAHT
- the ANKZF1 gene encoding tRNA endonuclease ANKZF1 isoform X2, with the protein product MQDPESRSVFEAAQDPILLRGLTLVTGVVADACAAGPPSVSHEKPVVTSSEEKAPRVPEVPERMYCSTCRQAFGSREEQTEHYQLDWHRFNLKQRLLGRRTLPVEAFEEKTRTGDVSSISGSDSESSVGSSELELLPCASESPGPPPPRRSHKVLLRNAEGQLISAYRCVLGTGKGGSEEAAELTASLQSLGAGTCWVVLMMGGGHFAGAVFRGPQMQEHKTFHRYTVRARQGTAQGLRDAQTRGSAPRSAGASLRRYNEAALLKDIQELLAAWAQHLKEAQRIFLRAPRHNRALLFSGRDPPLSQGDPRVCHIPLSTRRATLREVLRVHTTLASLQVYGKDTALEDITGSPRKDWQKRNLKAEIDPRQRSTNAPEEEEEEEEEKEIPTEELETVEVTLSTLDLREFEIMPKRNRKRRKKRDKKVEEGPHDEESGHPGTQCRQPGLELERELQQEAGAGPLLWAHGGDPQAQLRDALFTACKTGDVGTLRQLLGVLESGDPPEHSEGTGALAVPPSLLSQPLDERGCTLLHVAARAGKAAAVSLLLAAGADPALRDRQDRTPYCVCADRPTRNAFRKFMVDHPDKYDYGRAKVPGPLTQEMEARKLEKKRAQKAQRKQREQAQREERQRWEREQAERQRFAALSDREKRALAAERRLAAQQQDTHGTALANIRGTWPEVHSGVEAV